Proteins encoded by one window of Fusarium graminearum PH-1 chromosome 1, whole genome shotgun sequence:
- a CDS encoding serine/threonine-protein kinase srk1, giving the protein MSTIQQLKNFIRHGKQARAAPEEAPRKTEQQQAPAVQHKNASDPSTYARSQEPAGHDYGDDEYSRGKSKKRVDDEKLAKLIAEENASKSKFPRYPGLERWELVDKMGDGAFSNVYRARDTTGVQGEVAIKVVRKYEMNSMQKVPKAAERSNILKEVQIMRQLDHPNIIKLVEFSESRQYYYIVLELAPGGELFHQIVRLTYFSEELSRHVILQVAQALEYLHEEKGVVHRDIKPENILFEPIPMVPSKHPKPKQPGDEDKVDEGEFIPGQGAGGIGRIKIADFGLSKIVWDNQTMTPCGTVGYTAPEIVKDERYSKSVDMWALGCVLYTLLCGFPPFYDESIEVLTEKVAKGQYTFLSPWWDEISKSAQDLISHLLTVDPEKRYTITEFLAHPWISGNGPTPREEMKKADGMLRAFDATKFEEAGRRYDFRSPGAVNLREVFDVGYAVHRQEEEGKRRAQIGPKGTPARFLGGLNEEDEDEDHMEIDGQENDDAKPNAATKALEQSMRKANIRDQEQQQQQSRGRERERTEKGYGQHSAAVAAAARQQVRDRNRQRGAFELNLDNATLLGKRNKKVPVMGV; this is encoded by the exons ATGTCTACCATCCAGCAACTTAAGAATTTCATTCGACACG GCAAGCAAGCTCGTGCCGCCCCCGAAGAGGCCCCACGAAAGACAGAACAGCAGCAAGCGCCTGCAGTCCAGCATAAGAATGCTTCAGACCCTAGCACTTACGCACGCTCACAAGAACCCGCCGGCCACGATTATGGCGACGACGAGTACTCACGCggcaagagcaagaagcgcgttgacgatgagaagCTCGCCAAGCTTATTGCTGAGGAGAATGCTAGTAAGAGTAAATTCCCTCGCTACCCTGGCCTCGAGCGCTGGGAGCTTGTCGACAAGATGGGCGACGGCGCCTTCAGCAATGTCTACCGCGCTCGCGATACAACAGGCGTACAAGGCGAAGTTGCCATCAAAGTCGTGCGCAAGTACGAGATGAACAGCATGCAG AAAGTCCCGAAGGCAGCAGAG CGATCAAATATCCTCAAGGAGGTCCAAATTATGCGTCAGCTTGACCACCCCAACATTATCAAGCTCGTCGAATTTTCCGAATCCCGACAATACTACTACATCGTCCTCGAACTTGCCCCCGGTGGCGAGCTTTTCCACCAGATTGTTCGCTTGACATATTTCAGCGAGGAATTGTCACGACACGTTATTCTTCAGGTCGCTCAAGCTTTAGAATATCTCCACGAAGAGAAGGGCGTCGTTCATCG TGACATCAAGCCTGAGAACATTCTGTTTGAGCCCATTCCTATGGTGCCTTCAAAGCACCCTAAGCCCAAGCAGCCTGGtgacgaggacaaggtcgatGAGGGTGAATTCATCCCTGGCCAGGGTGCCGGTGGAATTGGTCGCATCAAGATTGCCGACTTCGGTCTTTCCAAGATTGTCTGGGACAACCAGACCATGACACCTTGTGGAACTGTCGGTTACACAGCACCtgagatcgtcaaggacGAGCGCTACTCCAAGTCAGTCGACATGTGGGCTCTGGGTTGTGTGCTGTACACTCTGCTCTGCGGTTTCCCACCATTCTACGATGAGAGTATCGAGGTGCTCACTGAGAAGGTTGCCAAGGGCCAGTACACCTTCTTGTCTCCTTGGTGGGATGAGATCTCCAAGTCTGCCCAGGACCTTATCAGCCATCTGTTGACCGTGGATCCTGAGAAGCGTTACACGATCACCGAGTTCTTGGCTCATCCCTGGATTTCCGGAAACGGGCCTACTCCTcgggaagagatgaagaaggctgaTGGTATGCTCCGCGCCTTTGATGCTACCAAGTTTGAGGAAGCTGGCCGACGATACGACTTCCGATCTCCTGGTGCTGTTAACCTGCGCGAGGTGTTTGATGTCGGTTACGCCGTGCATCgccaggaagaagagggcaaaCGAAGGGCACAGATTGGTCCCAAGGGCACACCGGCACGATTCCTCGGTGGCCTCaacgaggaagacgaagacgaagaccaCATGGAGATCGACGGCCAAGAAAACGATGATGCCAAGCCCAACGCAGCGACCAAGGCTCTCGAGCAGAGCATGCGAAAGGCCAACATCCGAGACCAggagcaacaacaacaacagtcTCGGGGTCGCGAGCGGGAGCGAACTGAGAAGGGCTATGGCCAGCACTCAGCGGCTGTCGCTGCGGCAGCTCGACAGCAGGTCCGCGACCGTAACCGCCAACGTGGAGCCTTTGAGCTCAATTTGGACAACGCAACCCTGCTGGGCAAGCGAAACAAGAAGGTGCCCGTCATGGGAGTATGA